From a region of the Streptomyces venezuelae genome:
- a CDS encoding response regulator, translating into MTRVLVVEDEPQIVRALVINLKARRYEVDAAADGASALELAATRHPDVVVLDLGLPDMDGVEVIRGLRGWTRVPILVLSARHSSDEKVEALDAGADDYVTKPFGMDELLARLRAAVRRAEPVAGSGEGEVIVETDGFTVDLAAKKAVREGRDVRLTPTEWHLLEVLVRNSGKLVSQKQLLQEVWGPSYGTETNYLRVYMAQLRRKLEADPSHPRHFITEPGMGYRFER; encoded by the coding sequence ATGACCCGGGTGCTCGTGGTGGAAGACGAGCCGCAGATCGTCCGAGCGCTTGTGATCAACCTGAAGGCGCGCAGATACGAGGTCGACGCCGCGGCCGACGGGGCGAGCGCCCTGGAGCTCGCGGCCACCCGCCACCCCGACGTGGTCGTGCTCGACCTCGGACTGCCCGACATGGACGGGGTCGAGGTGATCAGGGGCCTGCGCGGCTGGACCCGGGTACCGATCCTGGTCCTCTCCGCCCGGCACAGCTCCGACGAGAAGGTCGAAGCCCTGGACGCGGGCGCCGACGACTACGTCACCAAGCCCTTCGGCATGGACGAGCTGCTGGCACGGCTGCGCGCCGCCGTCCGCCGGGCCGAGCCGGTCGCGGGCTCCGGCGAGGGCGAGGTGATCGTGGAGACGGACGGTTTCACGGTGGACCTGGCCGCCAAGAAGGCCGTGCGCGAGGGGCGCGACGTACGGCTGACACCGACCGAGTGGCACCTGCTGGAGGTCCTGGTCCGCAACAGCGGCAAGCTGGTCAGCCAGAAGCAGCTGCTCCAGGAGGTCTGGGGGCCCTCGTACGGAACCGAGACGAACTACCTCCGGGTCTACATGGCCCAACTCCGGCGCAAACTGGAGGCGGACCCCTCGCATCCGCGGCACTTCATCACCGAGCCGGGCATGGGATACCGCTTCGAGCGGTAG
- a CDS encoding OB-fold nucleic acid binding domain-containing protein, translated as MSAEPRPEKSAKPARPAGRFRRMIERLSTSQEELHSAELQEDAEAAGCTRICDCHDRQIVKVTGTLRTVTLRPRAGVPALEAELFDGSAALDVVWLGRRSIVGIEPGRRMIASGRISMTHGRRVLFNPKYELRPLGQEH; from the coding sequence ATGAGTGCTGAACCGCGTCCCGAGAAGTCCGCGAAGCCGGCCAGGCCTGCGGGCCGGTTCCGCCGGATGATTGAGCGGCTGTCCACCTCCCAGGAGGAGCTGCATTCGGCGGAGCTGCAGGAGGACGCAGAAGCCGCGGGGTGTACGCGGATCTGCGACTGCCACGACCGTCAGATAGTCAAGGTGACCGGCACCCTGCGTACGGTCACCCTGCGGCCGCGCGCAGGCGTTCCCGCCCTGGAGGCCGAGCTCTTCGACGGCTCGGCCGCGCTGGACGTGGTCTGGCTCGGACGTCGCTCGATCGTGGGAATCGAGCCCGGCCGACGCATGATCGCCTCGGGGCGCATCTCCATGACCCACGGCCGTCGGGTGCTCTTCAACCCGAAGTACGAACTCCGCCCGCTCGGACAGGAGCACTGA
- a CDS encoding DUF3159 domain-containing protein — MTPLDKPTAPEPAGPRHAATPSADQKAVTQAALFDAFGGVRGTVETMLPGLLFVMIYTINKDVKWSAIAAGAVAVLLVIVRLLRKDTVKHAFSGVFGVGVGVAFALFTGSAKGFYLPGMIYGVGLGVAFTVSALVGFPLLGVILGPVFKENLSWRTRNPGRKKAYVKASLAWGLIFLAKYAILFPIYWWGDATQLGWVLIALKLPPMVLAVYFTWVFLAKAPPPIDVIAEWEAKEAAEAAAKGPKA, encoded by the coding sequence GTGACGCCACTCGACAAACCGACCGCCCCGGAACCGGCCGGCCCGCGCCACGCGGCCACCCCTTCCGCGGACCAGAAGGCCGTGACCCAGGCAGCGCTCTTCGACGCCTTCGGCGGCGTCCGGGGCACCGTGGAGACGATGCTGCCCGGGCTGCTCTTCGTCATGATCTACACGATCAACAAGGACGTGAAGTGGTCCGCCATCGCGGCCGGCGCGGTCGCGGTCCTGCTGGTGATCGTGCGGCTGCTGCGCAAGGACACGGTCAAGCACGCCTTCAGCGGTGTGTTCGGCGTGGGCGTGGGCGTGGCCTTCGCCCTGTTCACGGGCAGCGCGAAGGGCTTCTACCTGCCGGGCATGATCTACGGCGTCGGGCTGGGCGTGGCCTTCACGGTCTCGGCGCTGGTCGGCTTCCCGCTGCTGGGCGTGATCCTCGGCCCGGTGTTCAAGGAGAACCTGTCCTGGCGCACCCGCAACCCCGGGCGCAAGAAGGCGTACGTCAAGGCCAGTCTGGCCTGGGGCCTGATCTTCCTCGCCAAGTACGCGATCCTCTTCCCGATCTACTGGTGGGGTGACGCGACGCAGCTCGGCTGGGTGCTGATCGCCCTGAAGCTCCCGCCGATGGTGCTCGCCGTGTACTTCACCTGGGTCTTCCTGGCGAAGGCGCCGCCGCCGATCGACGTGATCGCGGAGTGGGAGGCCAAGGAGGCCGCCGAGGCCGCCGCCAAGGGGCCGAAGGCCTGA
- a CDS encoding potassium channel family protein, which yields MRVAIAGAGAVGRSIAGELLENGHEVLLVDKAPTAISVERVPQAEWLLADACEITSLDEAALQRCNVVIAATGDDKVNLVVSLLAKTEYGVPRVVARVNNPKNEWLFNESWGVDVAVSTPRLMSALVEEAVSVGDLVRLLRFSHGDANLVELTLPADSSVAGTQIGDISWPEDTSLVTIIRGNRVLTPHGEETLEPGDELLFVAAQAREEQLEDLLQARR from the coding sequence ATGAGGGTCGCGATCGCCGGTGCGGGCGCGGTGGGCCGGTCCATCGCGGGCGAGCTGCTGGAGAACGGCCACGAGGTGCTCCTGGTCGACAAGGCGCCGACCGCCATCTCGGTCGAGCGGGTGCCGCAGGCCGAGTGGCTGCTGGCCGATGCCTGCGAGATCACCTCGCTGGACGAGGCGGCGCTGCAGCGCTGCAACGTGGTCATCGCGGCCACCGGTGACGACAAGGTCAACCTCGTCGTCTCGCTGCTCGCCAAGACCGAGTACGGGGTGCCGCGCGTGGTGGCCCGCGTCAACAACCCGAAGAACGAGTGGCTCTTCAACGAGTCCTGGGGCGTCGACGTGGCCGTCTCCACGCCGCGCCTGATGTCGGCCCTGGTCGAGGAGGCGGTGAGCGTCGGCGACCTGGTGCGGCTGCTGCGCTTCAGCCACGGCGACGCCAACCTCGTCGAGCTGACCCTGCCGGCCGACTCCTCGGTCGCTGGCACCCAGATCGGCGACATCAGCTGGCCCGAGGACACCTCGCTGGTCACGATCATCCGGGGCAACCGGGTCCTCACCCCGCACGGGGAGGAGACCCTGGAGCCGGGCGACGAGCTGCTCTTCGTGGCCGCGCAGGCCCGCGAGGAACAGCTGGAGGACCTCCTCCAGGCCCGCCGCTAG
- a CDS encoding potassium channel family protein, whose amino-acid sequence MHIVIMGCGRVGSALAQTLEQQGHTVAVVDQDPTAFRRLGAGFGGRRVTGVGFDQDTLREAGIEDAGAFAAVSSGDNSNIIAARVAREMFGVENVAARIYDPKRAEVYQRLGIPTVATVRWTADQMLRRLLPSGAEPLWRDPSGGVQLAEVHTSAAWIGHKVSKLQDETGVRVAFLTRLGEAMLPTSATVLQEGDLVHVMMRTDEIDKVEAAFAEGPEEAHA is encoded by the coding sequence GTGCACATCGTCATCATGGGTTGCGGAAGAGTGGGCTCCGCCCTCGCGCAAACCCTGGAACAGCAGGGGCATACGGTCGCCGTCGTCGACCAGGACCCCACCGCATTCCGCCGGCTCGGCGCCGGATTCGGCGGCCGCCGCGTCACCGGGGTCGGCTTCGACCAGGACACCCTGAGGGAGGCGGGAATCGAGGACGCGGGCGCCTTCGCCGCCGTCAGCAGTGGTGACAATTCCAACATCATCGCCGCCCGCGTGGCCCGCGAGATGTTCGGCGTGGAGAACGTCGCGGCCCGCATCTACGACCCCAAGCGCGCCGAGGTCTACCAGCGCCTGGGGATCCCCACCGTGGCGACCGTGCGGTGGACTGCCGACCAGATGCTGCGCAGGCTGCTGCCCTCGGGCGCCGAGCCGCTGTGGCGCGACCCGAGCGGCGGGGTGCAGCTCGCCGAGGTGCACACCTCCGCCGCCTGGATCGGCCACAAGGTCAGCAAGCTCCAGGACGAGACGGGCGTCCGCGTGGCGTTCCTCACCCGCCTGGGCGAGGCGATGCTGCCGACGTCGGCGACGGTCCTGCAGGAGGGCGACCTCGTCCACGTGATGATGCGCACGGACGAGATCGACAAGGTCGAGGCGGCGTTCGCCGAGGGGCCCGAGGAGGCACACGCATGA
- a CDS encoding APC family permease, giving the protein MSKLTDVPKRILIGRALRSDRLGETLLPKRIALPVFASDPLSSVAYAPGEVLLVLSIAGVSAYQYSPWIALAVVVLMFTVVASYRQNVHAYPSGGGDYEVANTNLGPRAGLTVASALLVDYVLTVAVSISSGVENLGSAVDFVIEHKVLSAMVMILLLTLMNLRGVKESGKLFAIPTYVFVAAVFVMIGWGAWKGIVLDDTMTAPTADLEIKPEQQGLAGFAMVFLLLRAFSSGCAALTGVEAISNGVPAFRKPKSKNAASTLALMGALAVTMFCGIIGLAMATDVRMAENPAEDLLRDGVPVGAGYVQHPVISQVAEAVFGNGSFLFILLAAATALVLFLAANTAYNGFPLLGSILAQDRYLPRQLHTRGDRLAFSNGIVLLAGAAMLLVWIYDADSTKLIQLYIVGVFVSFTLSQIGMVRHWNRHLKSERDVAARRRMHRSRAINTFGAFFTGMVLVVVLATKFTHGAWVALLGMVIFYGTMSAIRKHYDRVSAEIAAAEGPSEDSVRPSRVHSIVLVSKVHKPTLRALAFAKLTRSDTLEALSISVDPAETKALREEWDRRGINVPLKILDSPYREITRPVIEYVKGLRSENPRDAVSVYIPEYVVGRWYEHLLHNQSALRLKGRLLFTPGVMVTSVPYQLESSELAKRRAKKRQDWNAPGAVRRGPVDTPRPPREPSSKG; this is encoded by the coding sequence GTGTCCAAACTGACCGACGTGCCCAAACGGATCCTGATCGGCCGGGCGCTACGCAGCGACCGCCTCGGAGAAACACTCCTTCCCAAGCGGATCGCCCTTCCCGTCTTCGCCTCCGACCCGCTGTCCTCCGTGGCATATGCCCCCGGCGAGGTCCTGCTGGTCCTGTCGATCGCGGGCGTGTCGGCGTACCAGTACAGCCCCTGGATCGCGCTCGCGGTCGTCGTGCTGATGTTCACGGTCGTGGCCTCCTACCGCCAGAACGTGCACGCCTACCCGAGCGGCGGCGGCGACTACGAGGTCGCCAACACGAACCTCGGACCCAGGGCCGGCCTCACCGTGGCGAGCGCCCTGCTCGTCGACTACGTCCTGACCGTCGCCGTGTCGATCTCCTCCGGAGTCGAGAATCTCGGCTCGGCGGTGGATTTCGTGATCGAGCACAAGGTGCTCTCGGCGATGGTCATGATCCTTCTCCTCACCCTGATGAATCTGCGCGGTGTGAAGGAATCCGGGAAGCTCTTCGCGATCCCGACCTATGTCTTCGTCGCCGCCGTATTCGTCATGATCGGCTGGGGCGCCTGGAAGGGCATCGTCCTCGACGACACCATGACCGCCCCCACCGCGGATCTGGAGATCAAGCCCGAGCAGCAGGGCCTCGCCGGCTTCGCGATGGTGTTCCTGCTGCTGAGGGCCTTCTCCTCCGGCTGTGCCGCCCTGACCGGCGTCGAGGCCATCAGCAACGGCGTCCCCGCCTTCCGCAAGCCCAAGAGCAAGAACGCGGCCAGCACCCTCGCCCTCATGGGCGCGCTGGCCGTCACCATGTTCTGCGGCATCATCGGCCTGGCCATGGCCACCGACGTGCGGATGGCGGAGAACCCGGCCGAGGACCTGCTGCGGGACGGCGTCCCGGTCGGCGCCGGATACGTCCAGCACCCGGTCATCTCCCAGGTCGCCGAGGCCGTCTTCGGCAACGGCAGCTTCCTGTTCATCCTGCTGGCCGCGGCCACCGCGCTCGTCCTGTTCCTGGCCGCGAACACCGCGTACAACGGCTTCCCGCTGCTCGGCTCGATCCTCGCCCAGGACCGCTACCTGCCGCGCCAGCTGCACACCCGCGGCGACCGGCTCGCCTTCTCCAACGGCATCGTGCTCCTCGCGGGCGCGGCCATGCTGCTCGTGTGGATCTACGACGCCGACTCGACCAAGCTGATCCAGCTCTACATCGTCGGCGTGTTCGTCTCCTTCACCCTGAGCCAGATCGGCATGGTCCGGCACTGGAACCGGCACCTGAAGTCGGAGCGCGACGTCGCCGCCCGCCGCCGGATGCACCGCAGCCGGGCCATCAACACCTTCGGCGCCTTCTTCACCGGCATGGTGCTGGTCGTCGTCCTCGCCACCAAGTTCACCCACGGTGCCTGGGTGGCCCTGCTCGGCATGGTGATCTTCTACGGCACCATGAGCGCGATCCGCAAGCACTACGACCGCGTCTCCGCGGAGATCGCCGCCGCCGAGGGCCCCAGCGAGGACAGCGTGCGGCCCTCCCGGGTCCACTCGATCGTCCTGGTCTCCAAGGTCCACAAGCCCACGCTGCGCGCCCTGGCGTTCGCCAAGCTGACCCGCTCGGACACCCTGGAAGCCCTCAGCATCAGCGTCGACCCGGCCGAGACCAAGGCCCTGCGCGAGGAGTGGGACCGGCGCGGGATCAACGTCCCGCTCAAGATCCTCGACTCGCCGTACCGGGAGATCACCCGCCCGGTGATCGAGTACGTCAAGGGCCTGCGCAGCGAGAACCCGCGCGACGCGGTCAGCGTCTACATCCCCGAGTACGTCGTCGGCCGCTGGTACGAACACCTGCTGCACAACCAGAGCGCGCTGCGCCTCAAGGGCCGGCTGCTGTTCACCCCCGGTGTGATGGTCACCTCGGTGCCGTACCAGCTGGAGTCCTCGGAACTCGCCAAGCGGCGGGCGAAGAAGCGCCAGGACTGGAACGCCCCGGGTGCGGTGCGCCGCGGCCCGGTGGACACCCCGCGACCGCCGAGGGAACCCTCCTCCAAGGGCTAG
- a CDS encoding class I SAM-dependent RNA methyltransferase, with protein MTSVEQNEKQSLVGEEYEVEVGPVAHGGHCIARTADGRVLFVRHTLPGEKVIAKVTEGDVDSRYLRADAITVLDASKDRVEAPCPYAGPGKCGGCDWQHAKPGAQRRLKGEVVAEQLKRLAGLTPEEAGWDGTVMPAEGDKLPAGQVPQWRTRVQFAIDEDGRAGLRKHRSHSVQLVDHCMIAAPGVSELGIEQQDWPQMATVEAIAATGSQDRQVVLTPRPGGRLPLVELDKPVSVLRVEEKDGGVHRVHGRPFVRERADGRTYRVGMGGFWQVHPQAADTLIKAVMQGLMPRKGEMALDLYCGVGIFAGALAERLGETGAVLGIESTKRAVEDARHNLADFPRVRIEQGKVEQILPKTGITECDLVVLDPPRAGAGKQTVRHITGLSARRIAYVACDPAALARDLGYFKDNGYKVRTLRVFDLFPMTHHVECVAILEPVRDEA; from the coding sequence ATGACGAGCGTCGAGCAGAACGAGAAGCAGTCACTGGTCGGGGAGGAGTACGAGGTCGAGGTCGGCCCGGTCGCGCACGGGGGCCACTGCATCGCCCGCACCGCCGACGGCCGGGTCCTGTTCGTACGCCACACCCTCCCGGGGGAGAAGGTGATCGCCAAGGTCACCGAGGGCGACGTGGACTCCCGCTACCTGCGCGCCGACGCGATCACCGTGCTCGACGCCTCCAAGGACCGGGTGGAGGCCCCCTGCCCGTACGCCGGCCCCGGCAAGTGCGGCGGCTGCGACTGGCAGCACGCCAAGCCCGGCGCCCAGCGCCGGCTCAAGGGCGAGGTCGTCGCCGAGCAGCTGAAGCGGCTCGCCGGGCTCACCCCGGAGGAGGCCGGCTGGGACGGCACCGTGATGCCCGCCGAGGGCGACAAGCTGCCGGCCGGGCAGGTACCGCAGTGGCGCACCCGCGTCCAGTTCGCCATCGACGAGGACGGCCGGGCCGGCCTGCGCAAGCACCGCTCGCACTCCGTGCAGCTCGTCGACCACTGCATGATCGCGGCGCCGGGCGTCAGCGAGCTGGGCATCGAGCAGCAGGACTGGCCCCAGATGGCCACGGTCGAGGCGATCGCGGCGACGGGCTCCCAGGACCGCCAGGTCGTCCTGACCCCCCGCCCCGGCGGCCGCCTCCCCCTCGTGGAGCTGGACAAGCCGGTCTCGGTCCTCCGGGTCGAGGAGAAGGACGGCGGGGTCCACCGCGTCCACGGCCGGCCCTTCGTCCGGGAGCGCGCGGACGGCCGTACGTACCGCGTCGGCATGGGCGGCTTCTGGCAGGTCCACCCGCAGGCCGCGGACACCCTGATCAAGGCCGTCATGCAGGGCCTGATGCCGCGCAAGGGCGAGATGGCCCTCGACCTCTACTGCGGGGTCGGCATCTTCGCGGGCGCCCTCGCGGAACGCCTCGGCGAGACCGGCGCGGTCCTCGGCATCGAGTCCACGAAGCGCGCGGTGGAGGACGCCCGCCACAACCTGGCGGACTTCCCGCGGGTCCGCATCGAGCAGGGCAAGGTCGAGCAGATCCTCCCGAAGACCGGGATCACGGAATGCGACCTGGTCGTCCTGGACCCCCCGCGCGCGGGCGCGGGCAAGCAGACGGTCCGCCACATCACGGGCCTCTCGGCACGCCGCATCGCCTACGTGGCGTGCGACCCGGCAGCCCTGGCCCGCGACCTGGGCTACTTCAAGGACAACGGCTACAAGGTCCGCACCCTCCGCGTCTTCGACCTCTTCCCGATGACGCACCACGTGGAGTGCGTGGCGATCCTTGAGCCTGTGCGCGACGAGGCCTGA